From a region of the Leptospira kmetyi serovar Malaysia str. Bejo-Iso9 genome:
- the pgsC gene encoding poly-gamma-glutamate biosynthesis protein PgsC, which produces MEIITLSIGVGILFGFLLWEKTGLYPGGWVVPGYVALFLFQPWVIGILVFSSILTIGIYRISEFYFLSFGQRKTVLILLLSILVSMILDYFAVSHFGYIRDFESKTISHIVPGLIALSAEKQGIPKTLSSIWICSILVRLFLIFVFGDVLLP; this is translated from the coding sequence ATGGAAATCATAACTTTATCGATCGGTGTGGGAATTCTTTTCGGTTTTTTACTTTGGGAAAAGACCGGTCTCTATCCCGGCGGTTGGGTCGTTCCGGGTTACGTTGCCCTTTTTCTATTTCAACCTTGGGTCATAGGAATCTTGGTATTCAGTTCGATTCTGACGATCGGGATCTATAGGATTTCCGAATTTTATTTTTTAAGTTTTGGCCAAAGAAAGACGGTTTTGATTTTGCTCCTTTCGATTTTAGTTTCGATGATTTTGGATTATTTTGCGGTGAGTCACTTCGGGTATATTCGAGATTTTGAATCTAAAACGATCTCTCATATCGTTCCCGGGTTGATCGCACTTTCCGCGGAAAAACAAGGAATTCCCAAGACACTTTCCTCGATCTGGATCTGTTCGATACTCGTTCGTTTGTTTTTGATTTTCGTTTTCGGAGACGTTTTGCTTCCGTGA
- the pgsW gene encoding poly-gamma-glutamate system protein yields the protein MNSAIAVVLLCSVSFGFVVWIETVPIVKEADHAVIKKEASQRAYNAFQKIKEWRLSQNVPIDPTIDPARTGWIGLESSPVTSSSGKLSSKQASIHPDFAVWFLDRFQNAGLKPGDTIAVGMSGSFPALNVCFWIAADTMRLNVISIASVASSQYGANHPDLLWPDLENRLYQENSIFQKSVFMSIGGISDLGIGIGKEGREKILNSIRKNGYAHLSSDSFEDSLIQRKKIYDQKPVSLYVNIGGGTISSGTSLGKKKIPKGTVIGEDDLAVADLPDSILKNYLLQKIPVLHVSGIETIAKESGMKYESDRLSSPGSSDLIFKKEKNRWLAGFLFVLLSAMIWKLSPWISLTDTKKENSFFL from the coding sequence ATGAATTCGGCGATCGCCGTGGTCTTGTTGTGTTCGGTTTCGTTCGGTTTTGTGGTTTGGATCGAAACGGTTCCGATCGTAAAAGAAGCCGATCACGCCGTTATAAAAAAAGAAGCGAGCCAAAGAGCGTATAACGCGTTTCAAAAAATCAAAGAATGGAGACTTTCCCAAAACGTTCCGATCGATCCTACGATCGATCCGGCTCGAACGGGTTGGATCGGATTGGAAAGTTCCCCGGTCACCAGTTCTTCCGGAAAACTCTCCTCCAAACAGGCGTCGATCCATCCGGACTTTGCGGTTTGGTTTCTAGATCGTTTTCAAAATGCGGGTTTAAAACCGGGAGATACGATCGCAGTGGGAATGTCCGGTTCTTTTCCGGCGTTGAACGTTTGTTTTTGGATCGCGGCGGACACGATGAGGTTGAACGTGATTTCGATCGCGAGCGTGGCTTCTTCTCAATACGGAGCGAATCACCCGGATCTTCTTTGGCCGGATCTTGAAAATCGCCTGTATCAAGAAAATAGTATATTCCAAAAATCTGTTTTTATGTCCATCGGCGGAATTTCCGATCTCGGAATTGGCATCGGAAAAGAGGGTAGGGAAAAAATTCTAAACTCGATCCGAAAAAACGGATACGCCCATCTTTCTTCCGATTCGTTCGAGGATTCCCTGATTCAAAGAAAAAAAATCTACGATCAAAAACCGGTTTCCCTCTATGTCAACATAGGAGGAGGAACGATTTCCTCGGGAACAAGCCTTGGAAAAAAGAAAATTCCTAAGGGAACCGTGATCGGCGAAGACGATCTTGCAGTTGCCGATTTACCGGATTCGATTTTAAAAAACTATCTGTTGCAAAAGATCCCGGTGTTGCACGTAAGCGGGATCGAAACGATCGCAAAAGAATCCGGTATGAAATACGAATCGGATCGACTTTCCAGTCCGGGAAGTTCCGATCTGATTTTTAAAAAGGAAAAGAATCGTTGGCTTGCCGGTTTTCTTTTCGTTTTGTTAAGCGCAATGATCTGGAAACTTTCGCCTTGGATCTCTTTAACCGATACGAAAAAGGAAAATTCTTTTTTTCTTTAA
- a CDS encoding alpha/beta fold hydrolase: MKNSTSASNPKTISKSLQIPIGGSEFLAAEVYGKFPLSKNSPSPVICIHGLTGNLKNFAPLARDLVKQGLTVIAYDLKGRGNSSKPDTQYSHESHAKDLKFMLDFLKIDKANLLAHSLGCWISLAFGKNYPERTGKLCLIDGGGQLSVRRKLSNLVMIQQSLERLGKIFPSREAYLKLAKASPILSSWNKDVENFLNYELEEVSDNGSGTTGFRCSIPESIIDSELKSMGGARSPWQIPLRFLKSPIASVRTLKKNKILPYSKIHSPVLVIRAGKSNFKKGDELLPDSAIQVFQRELRTSVYLTLPDKNHYEAILLPDLKRDETIAWFFSKFKNE, encoded by the coding sequence ATGAAGAATTCAACTTCCGCTTCGAACCCGAAAACGATTTCGAAATCATTACAAATCCCGATCGGCGGTTCCGAGTTTTTAGCGGCGGAGGTGTACGGCAAGTTTCCACTTTCCAAAAATTCTCCGTCGCCCGTGATTTGTATCCACGGTCTTACGGGGAATTTAAAAAACTTCGCGCCTCTTGCGAGAGATCTCGTCAAACAAGGCCTTACCGTTATCGCATACGATCTGAAAGGAAGAGGAAATTCCTCCAAACCCGATACGCAATATTCCCACGAATCACATGCAAAAGATCTAAAGTTTATGCTCGATTTTTTAAAAATCGACAAAGCCAATCTGCTCGCACATTCCCTCGGCTGTTGGATTTCTCTCGCGTTCGGAAAGAATTATCCCGAAAGAACCGGCAAACTTTGTCTCATCGACGGGGGCGGACAACTTTCGGTCCGAAGAAAACTTTCCAATCTCGTCATGATACAACAATCTCTGGAACGTCTTGGAAAGATTTTTCCTTCCAGAGAAGCCTATCTAAAACTCGCCAAAGCATCCCCGATTCTGAGTTCTTGGAACAAGGACGTTGAGAATTTCCTAAACTACGAATTGGAAGAGGTTTCGGATAACGGATCGGGAACGACCGGTTTTCGATGTAGTATTCCGGAATCCATCATCGACTCGGAACTAAAAAGTATGGGAGGCGCGCGATCTCCTTGGCAGATTCCGCTTCGTTTTTTGAAAAGCCCGATCGCAAGCGTTCGAACATTAAAAAAGAATAAAATACTTCCCTACTCCAAAATTCATTCGCCGGTGCTCGTGATCCGCGCCGGAAAATCGAACTTTAAAAAAGGGGACGAATTGCTTCCCGATTCCGCGATCCAAGTTTTTCAAAGGGAACTAAGGACGTCCGTTTATTTGACCTTACCGGATAAGAATCATTACGAGGCGATCCTTCTTCCCGATCTCAAACGGGACGAAACCATCGCCTGGTTTTTTTCCAAATTTAAGAACGAATAG
- a CDS encoding DUF445 domain-containing protein encodes MEFLAENKELIGILMMPITYGFVGWFTNVVALKMTFYPLEFVGIPPYLGWQGIVPKKSQKLALKSVNIMTERLIKVEDFFSKVDPDQLEKEFQPVLDELVPEATREIVHHINPALRAKLEGQEEARIISGVQKKSEHTVKNIMIQVKENVSSVFNFRSLVLRKLTGPNVKRIVDIFQEVGSKEFKFIEHCGWYLGGAMGILQALAWNLFPYWWTLPIQGVVVGYITNWVALTMIFRPLYEKKIGPIRYQGLFLKRQEDVSKKYSNVFATQVLTARNVLEEILYKRAARSLVETIQSETEEAAKRLHLNGGLDSETSNENSEFETTKKEVIARVSESLANSSNKLETYMGRAMSIENNMFKRMKDLPPEEFEPILRSAFQEDEYVLILIGSVLGAIVGLFQGIYMLYVS; translated from the coding sequence ATGGAATTTTTAGCTGAAAACAAGGAATTGATCGGGATTTTGATGATGCCGATCACCTACGGATTCGTGGGTTGGTTTACAAACGTAGTCGCTCTCAAAATGACCTTTTATCCGCTGGAGTTCGTAGGAATTCCGCCTTACTTAGGTTGGCAGGGAATCGTTCCCAAAAAATCGCAAAAACTCGCGTTGAAATCGGTCAACATCATGACCGAAAGATTGATCAAGGTGGAAGACTTCTTTTCGAAGGTGGACCCGGATCAGTTGGAAAAAGAATTCCAACCCGTATTGGACGAACTCGTTCCCGAGGCCACGCGCGAAATCGTACATCATATCAATCCGGCCCTTCGCGCCAAATTGGAAGGACAAGAAGAAGCGAGAATCATCTCCGGCGTTCAGAAAAAAAGCGAACATACGGTTAAGAATATTATGATCCAGGTAAAGGAGAACGTTTCGAGCGTATTCAATTTCCGCTCCTTGGTTCTTCGTAAACTCACCGGTCCCAACGTAAAAAGAATCGTGGACATCTTTCAGGAAGTCGGTTCGAAAGAATTCAAATTCATAGAACACTGCGGTTGGTATTTGGGCGGAGCGATGGGAATTCTACAAGCCCTTGCATGGAATTTATTTCCGTATTGGTGGACTCTTCCGATCCAAGGCGTGGTGGTAGGTTATATCACGAACTGGGTCGCCCTTACGATGATCTTTCGTCCCTTGTATGAAAAGAAGATCGGACCGATCCGTTACCAAGGTCTTTTTTTAAAAAGACAAGAAGACGTTTCCAAAAAATATTCCAACGTATTCGCGACTCAAGTGTTGACCGCAAGAAACGTTCTCGAAGAAATCTTATACAAACGCGCCGCACGTTCCCTCGTGGAAACGATCCAAAGCGAAACCGAAGAAGCGGCGAAACGTCTGCATCTCAACGGAGGTTTGGATTCGGAGACGAGCAACGAAAATTCCGAATTCGAAACGACGAAGAAGGAAGTGATCGCGAGAGTTTCCGAATCTCTCGCAAACAGTTCGAACAAACTCGAAACGTATATGGGACGCGCGATGTCCATCGAGAACAATATGTTTAAAAGAATGAAGGATCTTCCGCCCGAGGAGTTCGAACCGATTCTTCGTTCCGCGTTTCAAGAAGACGAATACGTTTTGATTCTCATCGGATCGGTGCTCGGAGCCATCGTGGGTCTTTTCCAAGGCATCTATATGCTCTACGTTTCCTAA
- a CDS encoding sensor histidine kinase, whose product MNSQSPNQKGENPEIKPDFEPRISVLLKKNGEILSIDSGIIKYLGYETEPPASAENFFEDWTKIADLRSPWSGTLRLIDSKGVRIPFDVLIELLSEELFLIRFQNLKAGFRLEEQFFQIFHKNLAIKLVIDVETGRLVNVSDSALEFYGYTREEFLNLKISDVNMLGPEEVKTEMLKASSENRLYFNFIHRLKSGELRDVEVFSGPISINGRIHLYSIIHDVTERNLIRKKLETSLKEKELMLQEIHHRVKNNLQIVSSLLSLHAEYKEDPYLQKVLRECELRVKSMALVHEELYRSDNLAKVDLKNYCFSLSSNLLSIYGQAGKIRFHNLENSFFISIDRAIPIGLILNELLTNSLKYAFADQDKGEIFLILKHTGGNVELEYRDTGVGFHLDGAQNKQSGLGLKLIDMLSMQLHAKLSFETENGFYLRMHFAGWKD is encoded by the coding sequence ATGAATTCACAAAGTCCGAATCAGAAAGGGGAGAATCCGGAGATAAAACCGGATTTCGAACCCCGAATCTCCGTACTTCTGAAAAAGAACGGGGAAATCCTTTCGATCGATTCCGGAATTATAAAATATCTCGGTTACGAAACGGAACCTCCCGCCTCTGCGGAGAATTTTTTCGAGGACTGGACGAAGATCGCGGATCTCCGTTCTCCCTGGTCGGGAACGTTACGTCTGATCGATTCGAAGGGCGTTCGGATTCCTTTTGACGTTTTAATAGAATTGTTAAGCGAAGAACTTTTTCTGATTCGTTTTCAGAATCTGAAAGCGGGTTTCCGTTTGGAGGAACAGTTCTTTCAGATCTTTCACAAAAACCTCGCAATCAAACTCGTCATTGACGTGGAAACGGGAAGGCTCGTAAACGTAAGCGATTCCGCCCTCGAATTTTACGGATATACCCGGGAAGAATTTTTAAATCTAAAAATCAGCGACGTCAACATGCTCGGTCCCGAAGAGGTGAAAACCGAGATGCTCAAAGCGAGTTCGGAAAACCGTCTTTATTTCAACTTCATCCATCGTTTGAAATCGGGAGAACTGAGGGACGTGGAAGTTTTTTCGGGTCCGATTTCGATCAACGGAAGAATTCATCTTTATTCCATCATCCACGACGTTACGGAACGAAACCTCATCCGAAAGAAACTCGAAACTTCTTTGAAGGAAAAGGAATTGATGCTTCAGGAAATTCATCACAGGGTGAAAAACAATCTGCAGATCGTTTCGAGTCTTTTGAGTCTTCACGCGGAATACAAGGAAGATCCTTATCTGCAAAAGGTTCTTCGGGAATGCGAACTCAGAGTCAAATCCATGGCCTTGGTTCACGAGGAGTTATACCGTTCGGACAATCTTGCCAAGGTGGATCTGAAGAATTATTGTTTTTCCCTTTCCTCGAATCTTCTTTCGATCTACGGTCAGGCTGGAAAAATCCGTTTTCACAATTTGGAAAATTCTTTCTTTATCTCGATCGACCGCGCGATCCCGATCGGATTGATTCTGAACGAACTTCTTACCAATTCCCTAAAATACGCGTTTGCCGATCAGGACAAAGGAGAAATTTTTCTGATCTTAAAACATACCGGAGGCAACGTGGAACTCGAATACAGGGACACCGGAGTCGGCTTTCATCTCGACGGAGCGCAGAACAAACAAAGCGGTCTCGGTTTGAAATTGATCGACATGCTTTCCATGCAACTCCACGCAAAACTTTCCTTCGAAACCGAAAACGGATTTTATCTGAGAATGCACTTCGCGGGTTGGAAGGACTAG
- a CDS encoding cyclic nucleotide-binding domain-containing protein, with product MQHTKEEILKQIYLFSNFTEDELGAIAEKTEYKVYDQGDSIFHEGNEAKAFFVVIYGTLKVLASTEKGDDVNVTTIATGDHFGELPYLDPGKRSASVEAMERSELLRIPYDHLKAVFEKDKNASLKFYQAISHFLAKRLRMLTHDLTYARELRKRYTI from the coding sequence ATGCAACATACAAAAGAAGAAATTCTCAAACAGATATATCTTTTCTCCAATTTTACGGAAGACGAATTAGGGGCGATCGCCGAGAAGACCGAATACAAAGTCTACGACCAAGGCGACTCGATTTTTCACGAAGGCAACGAAGCGAAAGCGTTCTTCGTTGTAATCTACGGAACCTTAAAGGTCCTCGCTTCCACCGAAAAAGGGGACGACGTAAACGTAACCACGATCGCAACCGGCGATCACTTCGGCGAACTTCCTTATCTCGATCCTGGCAAACGTTCCGCTTCCGTCGAAGCGATGGAAAGATCCGAACTTCTTCGAATTCCTTACGATCATCTCAAGGCGGTTTTCGAAAAGGATAAGAACGCTTCCTTAAAATTCTACCAAGCGATTTCCCATTTCTTAGCCAAACGCTTGAGAATGCTCACACACGATTTAACATACGCGAGAGAACTCAGAAAAAGATACACCATCTGA